GGAGAGTGGGGGAGTGGGAGAGTGGGGGAGCGGGGGAAGTAAAACTGATGAATTATATCATATCCGGTAGAATCGGTTATCTAAAAAAATCCCTTTCTTATCTGCATTTATCTGCGTTTATCTGCGTTTATCTGCTTACATCTGCGGTAAAAATTTAACCCCCGATCTCGATAATCTTTGCGATCGCTTTGACACTACCGATAAAACCAGACACGATATTATTGTTGCCATTGCACGAAAAACAAACCGGATTTCTGATTCTCGATCGCGTAATAACAAGTTGCATTCAAGTGGGCCTAACTTTCTTTCCCCCACTTCCCCACTACCCCGCTCTCCCACTCTCTCCTCTAAATTACACTTTTGACGGCAAATCTGTATAACTAAGGAACAAATTTCTCGTTTTTATCTGTAATGAAATGTAATCAAAACAAACGATATCAGAGGAGAGCGATCGAGATAAAATACTGCCGATAAAACTTTCGCTCACACAATGCGCTTTGTAGCGCAGGGAACATATGCGTCATTTGATTTCGTTGTTGAGGCGCGAACGCAAACAGCAAAAATTGAAACCCCCAAAGAAAAGGGGCAAACGCCTAATCCGTGTTGGCACAACTATATTTTTTGCAGTCTTGGGTTTAATAGCATTTCTCGCTTTGGGATTTCAAGCAGAAAAAGCTAAGGCAATGGAAATTGCAGATAGTATAATGCGATCGAATTGGCGAAGCACCTCTTTCCCAGTCGAAAATTTTCAACGCTATTCATCTGCTTACGGTTATCGCTTAAATCCCGATGGTTCCCCCGGATGGGGATTTCATCGCGGCATAGATATTGCCGCACCCGCAGGTAGCTACATCCGCAGTTGGTCAACCGGTGAAGTTGTGGAAATTGCCAACGATCGCCTTTGCGGAACCAAACTTGTGATTAAATCGGGTGAGTGGCAACACATTTACTGTCACCTCAAAGGACGTGCTGCCACATCCCCCCAAGGACGTTACCTCAACGACCCCGAAAGCGGTCTGCAAATCTGGGAAGGACAGCAGGTCAACGCAGGAATCCGCATTGGCAGAGTCGGGACAACCGGCAGAACTACTGGCCCTCACTTGCACTGGGGTCTTAAATACGATGGCACTTATATCGATCCCGGTATAGTTCTCCAGGCAATGTATCAGCAACAACCTCGCGGTTATCGGTGGTAATCGGTGATTCAGGAATTTTAGATTTTAGATTGGATTTCAACCTAAAATCTAAAATTCCCCATTACCCACTAATTGCTGAACACA
The sequence above is a segment of the Aerosakkonema funiforme FACHB-1375 genome. Coding sequences within it:
- a CDS encoding M23 family metallopeptidase — translated: MRHLISLLRRERKQQKLKPPKKRGKRLIRVGTTIFFAVLGLIAFLALGFQAEKAKAMEIADSIMRSNWRSTSFPVENFQRYSSAYGYRLNPDGSPGWGFHRGIDIAAPAGSYIRSWSTGEVVEIANDRLCGTKLVIKSGEWQHIYCHLKGRAATSPQGRYLNDPESGLQIWEGQQVNAGIRIGRVGTTGRTTGPHLHWGLKYDGTYIDPGIVLQAMYQQQPRGYRW